A portion of the Pseudomonas protegens CHA0 genome contains these proteins:
- a CDS encoding helix-turn-helix domain-containing protein produces MDHELQQFQKDLLTSVGQMKAGKAARATVVKLSGAAEARAKVGLSQSAFATLLGVSLRTLQDWEQGRRQPTGAAQTLLRVASQYPEALRALQPV; encoded by the coding sequence ATGGACCATGAACTGCAGCAGTTTCAGAAGGATTTGCTGACTTCGGTGGGCCAGATGAAAGCCGGCAAGGCGGCGCGTGCAACGGTGGTAAAACTGTCCGGGGCGGCAGAGGCCCGGGCTAAGGTGGGGCTCTCTCAGAGTGCGTTTGCCACGCTGTTGGGGGTCAGCCTGCGTACACTGCAGGATTGGGAGCAAGGCCGGCGCCAGCCGACAGGCGCGGCTCAAACGCTGCTGCGTGTGGCCAGCCAGTACCCTGAAGCCTTGCGGGCTTTGCAGCCGGTTTGA
- a CDS encoding DUF4265 domain-containing protein — protein sequence MDDKQSPVLIQVYMADDDGAVREELLARQIDEHTYELLSSPGLAQNLARGDIVSIRNPDAPAQVLKRGGNFCIQIYADYIDPAVISALESEVAGELGGTLDGLFEGNLSFAVPARNGMDRINAVFDRFRERTGIEWYYANVYKNLDDDEDETLLNWWLDV from the coding sequence ATGGATGACAAGCAATCCCCTGTGCTGATTCAGGTGTACATGGCCGATGACGATGGCGCCGTTCGCGAGGAGCTGTTGGCGCGGCAGATTGATGAGCATACCTACGAGTTGCTGTCCTCGCCGGGCCTGGCGCAGAACCTGGCGCGGGGCGATATCGTTTCCATCCGCAATCCCGATGCGCCGGCGCAAGTGCTGAAGCGGGGCGGGAATTTCTGCATTCAGATCTATGCCGACTACATTGATCCGGCGGTGATCAGTGCGCTTGAAAGCGAGGTTGCTGGTGAGTTGGGCGGAACCCTGGATGGGCTGTTCGAGGGGAACCTTTCATTCGCTGTTCCTGCGAGGAATGGCATGGACCGTATCAATGCGGTGTTCGATCGCTTCCGCGAGAGAACTGGGATTGAGTGGTACTACGCCAATGTCTATAAAAACCTCGATGACGATGAGGACGAGACGCTGTTGAACTGGTGGTTGGACGTTTGA